ATTGACGGGGACAGTTCGAACATTCGCCAAGACAACGCAGCTCGGCATGGGGGATCGGCTAACGCGCATAATCCGTTCGATTGCTGAGGCTTACCGCTGTGAAGCCAAGGTTCGCTATATAGAGCAAACACCAGTACTCATTAATCATGATGATGCTCTGCAGCATGTAGAGAGCGTCATTGACCAAATGCTTTTGCCTGAAAATAGGGTGGAAGCAAAGCCGACCATGGCTGGCGAGGACTTCTCGCTCTATTTGGAGCGCATCCCTGGTTGTTTCTTTTGGCTTGGATCCGGTCCTGTGGAAGATGCCGAGCATGCCTATGGACTTCATCATCCTAAGTTCACACTCCATGAGGAGTGCTTGCCAACTGGAGCCGCTTTGTTAGCCGGGATCGCCATTAGCAGACTGGCAGACTTGAAGATATAAAGAAAAGACTCCGCTTCGTGGAGTCTTTTTTACGTTGTGCGGAGATAGTAAACCCAGCTGCCTCGCTTGGAGGGAACTCCAGTCCTTTATTTTGCTGTTTCAAGGCAAATTCAGCGTTTTTCGTAGAAAAAAGACCCTGTAGTTCCGCTAATACCTCAGCATCCCTGCTATTTACCTATATAGCGTCCTCTAGTTCCCTTAACAGGTTTTGTCGCTACGAAGAGGCTGATCTCTCAGGGCGGCGAAGCCGTTTTTCTTTAACGTTTCGATTCCCCTCAAGTGACATAAAAAAGTGGTTGTGCAGTAAGTTGCACAACCACTTTGGTTGAATCAATTAAGCCGTTCGGAAGCGAGCCAAGATTTGCTGAAGTTCCTCTGCCATCTCGGATAAAGATTGTGCTGCCACATTCACTTCACCCGTTGTTTCCAACTGGTTGATTGTAGAATGCGAGACGTTTTGAGAGGAAGTTGCGGTTTGTTTGGCGATTGACGCAACTTGCTGCACCGATGCTGTGATTTCCTGGGCGCCTGCAGACATTTGTTCAGAAGTTGCTGCCATCTCTTGAATTTGCGATGCAACCTGGGAGGTTGACTGCAAGATTTCCCCGAAATTTTGCTCTGTTTTCTGAACGAGTAGGATGCCCGTTTGCACTTCATCTTTCACATGGCCAAGGGCATCGCCTGATTCGTGAACAGTGGATTGAATTTCGCCTAACAGCTTAGATATTTCACTCGAGAATGAACTTGATTGCTCTGCCAGTTTACGCACTTCTGAAGCTACAACCGCAAACCCGCGTCCTTGTTCACCGGCCCTTGCAGCCTCAATAGCTGCGTTGAGGGCAAGCAGATTTGTTTGTTGGGTAATGTCCTGAATAGATTGCAGGATATGGCCGATCTCTTGGGATTTGATTTCCAGCAAAGCCATGACCTGATCCGTTTGATGTACGGAATTATGGATGGATTCCATCTGTTGAACGGTGTTTTGCACATAGGATTCCCCAGCTTCTGCTTGCTGTTTGGTCCATTCGACAGATTCAGCGATGGAAGAAGCGCTTTCTGCCATTCGATAAATACCTGCACCGACTTCCTCCATAGAACGAGAAGTTTCCTCCATGGTTAGCGTCTGTTGATCTGCTCCGCTGGCAACTTCTTGTACTGTCAATGTAATTTGCTCGGACACTTGCTGCATCTCATTGGAACTGACTCTCAATTGATCGGCGGAAGAAGCAACACTTTGTGCATGGCCATTGACCGTTTGGATCATCGTTCGCATATGATCAGACATTTGAGCAAAAGAGGTACTGAGTCCTCCAATCTCATCTTGTCGAGTCAGTGCAACATATTGGCTGGAGAGGTCTCCGTCGGAAATCCGTTTAGCAGCTTTACTTAAGGTAATGATGGGCTGAGATACATGGCGAGCGATCAGGAAGGAAATAACCAAACCTAGAATGATGGCAATCGCACTTAAAGTAATAATCCAACCTAGTCCTGCTTTGTAGGTAGAATCGAGATCGGTTGCCCAACCATCTGATTGTTCCTGAATTCTTTTGGTAAACAATTCGATTAGAATGCTGCAGCTGCCAAGATTGGAATCCGATTGCTGAATAAGTCTCAAGCCTTCTTCTCCGTGTTTCTGAGCACCTGCCAACGTGGAAGGAAATTGATTGGCGTATTGTGTCCATTGTTCTTGGAACACTTTGATTAATTTATTATCATCATCTACATGAGGGATAGTTTCAAGAAGTTTGACTTTCTTCTGAATTTCCTCAAACAATGTTTTTGCTCGATCTGATGGTGAGGAAACGCTATCCTCCGTTGAACTGCCTGTTGCATAATTGCCTTGGGATTTATCTTGCATGTTCAATTGAATGCGCAGCATAAGGTCATCGAGGTTCTTGAGATCATGATTCAGGTTTCCTAGCATGATGACATTAGGCAACCCGGTTTGTGTTGTTTGTCGTCCTGTCTCGCCCATTGATTTCATCTGCATGATGGACGTCACACTTATTGCCGAAAGTAGCAGTAGAACGATCACAAAGCTAAAAAGCAGTTTCTTGAAAAGCGTAAGTTTCATTGCGCACAGCCTCCGAAGTTTCTCTTTTTTATAAGGGGTCATGTTTTCCCTTTGCTATGGATAAATTATCCTTATCTTATTTCGGCGAATGCTGTCGAATATGTTATAGGTTTCCAGAGTAAGATGTGACTATTTTGAGTCATCAACAATGAAGGCTCACTGTTGATGACTCTATTTGTTCCTTAGCGCTATGTTTTATTTCGTCGTTTGTTCTCCTCCATTGGACCTTGGTTCAAAGGAATGTTTGACCGAAGCTTCTTCAATATCTCGGCTTGCCCAGTGATTATCAGGCACGTCCATCCATGACGAATGTTCTGTTCCGAAGAGGGGGCCTCTGCTTAGCATATGATTAATTACAGTAACGGCTTCGGCGCGTGTTATCGGGTTAGCAGGGCCGAAGGAGCCATCGGAATATCCGCTGATAAATCCTGCTTTTTGTGAAATTTTAATGACGGCTTCTGCCCAATGGCCAATGGTGTCAGAGAAGCCAACGCCTGATTCAACGGAGTCAGGTGCGAATTTAGCGGCAAGAGCGGCCATTTCGGCGCGGGTTATCGGCTGATCTGGCTTAAAGGCGTCATCTGCATAGCCCTGCATGAGCCCCATCCGGGCCACTTTTGCGATAGCTTCTGATGCCCAGTGATCTGGTTTCACATCTGTGTATAATGGATCGCTTATTACTTCTTGATTGGTTGCAATTCGCGAAAGAATCATAGCCATTTCTGCACGAGTGATTTGATTGTCCGGTTTAAAAAAGCCGCCATCATAGCCCTGAATGTAAGGAGTATGCGAGAAAAGCGAAGAATCCGTTGCGACTTTCAATAATGCGAATGTGCTGAATTTGGTAATTGTGAACTGGACGCCTTTGCCGCCATTGAACGTTGTAAGAACGACCTTCTTGAACTCAGTCGTGCCATCGCTATGTTCGATGTACACACCAAGCTGTTCCAAATCGGCATCATGCCAATCCGTGGACTTCACTGGCAGCACCACGGTGACTTCGCGGTTTTGCAGGTTGGTCTCAATCTCAATTGGATGGCCAAGCAAAGTAACGTTGGCTTTTCCGGCAACGGCTAGCACAATTTTGGACGAATGGGCCCGATTCGCCAGTTTCTGAGTGGCATCCGCCGATTTGACGGGTGTTAGATTAAAGTAGGCATCTTGGCTAAAGCCATGAAGCGAAACGCTTGGAATATGAATTTTTACATGGGCAGTGTCGAGATCCAAGCCCAAGCCGCTCTTTTCGATTAAGCTGTGCGAACTTTGTGGAATGCTGATCTTGGTTAGCGATACTTCATCCTTGGCATCCGGCAGGGTGATGACTGCTGACTTGAGCCCAGCAGCTTTGGCCTTGTCGACCAGTGCCTGTGAGTTGTCGTTAGTAAGCTTCACTTCGTCTTGGCTGCTTCCATCAGCTTGCGTTGTACGTACAACATTAACGGCTCCAGTATTGGAGCCAGCTCCACCGCCGCCATAGCTTCCGCCACTCGTCGGAGGAAGTGTTGCTTGGGCAGCTACGTTGAATTTAAGTGCATCCACCAGCATGATGCTGCCCGTTTTCTTGACGACTTGGAGGGTATGCGTACCAGCTGCCAGTGAGTCTGCATGAAACAAGCTTTGTTGGGAGCTTCGTATGGTTGAATAAGCATTAATAGTTTGCTTCAAAACGCCATCGATAAATACGTCCATTTCTCCTTGCTCTGGTCCTAAAGGGGCCAAGAGTTCAATGCCCGTACCTTTGAACGTATATTCGAAGAGGTCTCCATTGGCGGCGGCAGCATGAATATCATCCGCATAATCGCCCACAAAGGAGAAAGTGAGTTTCGACGTGCCGATGGGTTGAGTTGCCAGATAGTCTTTTTTGATCGTGACATGATTGCCGGAAATTTCATAATCCGTGTGATTACGGAGGGCTTGGCTTCCGTTCGAAATGCCGCTTAGGCTTTGCGAGTTGCCAACGATGTTGAGGGTAACGTCAGCTTGTGCAGATCCAGCTTTGTTAAAATCCGCAGATGAGATGTCGATCAGATCGGGAAGCTGAACTTTCAAAGCGTCAAGCAGCATAAATTGTCCGGTTTTTTTTACGGCTTTGAGTGTATGAACACTGAGCGGTAAATTTGAAACAGTGTAGACGTCCCTTTGAGCGTCATTGTGTGCATTGGCCCCATAGGTATGTGCAGTGCCATGCAGCTGCCCGTCGATATATATATCGACATCGCCTTGGCCTTGATCGACCTCGGTTATATAAGTGATGCCTGTTCCAGTAAACGTGTAGGTGAAGTAGTCGTTATTTTGCTCCAAATAATGCACATCTTTGCCATAATCATTAAAAGGGCGATTGGTGCTGCGATTCCATGATCCAGTGTAATGAATGCCGGGATGATCGTCGTTGATGTAAGCAAATCGTCCAGGAGATGCTGAGTTGCTTATCGTGATCGCTAATGTCTGCGGATTCCCGGAACTGAATGTGAATGTCAAATTGGTGACGCCGATTGGCTGCTGAATCAAATAAGATTTGAGAATTTTGACTTGACCGTTTGAAATCGTATAATCTTCATTTGCGGTCAGAGGGGCTGTTCCGTTCATGATGCTAGAAAGGCTGTTGCTGCCACCTAGGGTCAACGTTGCTGCTACATCGGCTTGAGCAGAAGCTTTTTTATCAAAATTGGCGGTTGTGGGATGCAGCGATGTCCCGGTAACCGCGATGGACAGCGATTGGGTATCCCCGCCGGCAAAAGCGAAATCCAGTGTTGTCAATTGACTGGAAGGCTGCTGCAGCCAGAATTCTTTTTTGATCGTTACAATACTGTTGCTTACTGTGTAGTCTGTATTCAACTGAAGGGAGGTCGATCCATTCTTAATACTACGGAGCGAATTTGCGCCAAGCACAAGCTGCGTCGTAATATCGGATGGCTGATCTTTATCAAAAGCAGTTGCGGAAGGTGGGCTAAGCAGCGATGCGGTTGTCACCTTCAAAGCATCTAGGATGAAATAGTATTGACCACTGCCATTTCTTACTGCCTTGAGCGTATGTGGTCCCTGTGGTAAGTCGGTGACTTGATACACCGAATGCTGACCTGCTTGCGGCGAACCCTCTGAGTCGGCTGTTGCCTTCAGCAAACCATCCACATAGATATCCATGCGGCCATTACTGGAGCCTTGCTCGGATAACACCTCGATGCCGGTGCCTGTAAACGTGTAGGTAAACTCTGGTTCAATACCATTGTCAGGCTCTCCGTAGTGAACATCACCGGAAAAATCATTGAATGCCCTGCCGCTGCTGTAACCCCATCTGTTCGTGTATTGAATGGTCGGATCATTGTCATTGATATAGACGGAATGGGTTACAGACTGATTAGGCGAATTAGGCGGCTGCGTGTTGTCGCCCGTAGCTGGATTCGAAGAAGCAGAGGAAGAATCGGTAATGGCAATTGACAAATCCTGTGCATCGCGTGCTCGTTCTTGGCCGCCATTACGCGTCCAACTGCCTGTATATCTCATTCCCGTGTCGTCGTCATTGACGATCGATGTCCCATTCTGCGCCGTTACTTTGAACAAGCGCGAAGCGTGGGGCTCCAGGTAAATTTGACCTAAACCGGAAGTGAATGTGCCGAGCTCAGTATGGCTCCATAAGTCACGAACAGAAGCTGACCCACTTAGGCCTATATCACTCCAATTCACGCTGACGCCCGTGCCTTTGTTGCCAAGATTGAAAAGCGCCACGGTATATGTTCCATCTCCATTATTGGCATACCATACCTGTTGACTGGTAGCTGTGGAAACCGGGTGTACCGGTCGGCCTGCTTGGTTGACGGCAATGACCTCATCATTGGTCAATAACTCGAGGCCATAGGCGTCCAAATTGGTTAAATCGTCCCCTGTATACAATTGAGCGGATGAAGCTGCCCATAGGGTCGTCGCTGTTTGCCTTTCATCTTTGGTCAGTCCAGAAGTTGAGCCGTTGCCGACATTCAAGGAATCGAAGTCATTCCAGCCGCCTGGACCGGCATCTCGCCACCATAATGCTGCATCGGGGAACAAACGGGCGATATTAGCCCATTGTGTCATGCCGACCTCGCGATCGTAGGATTCCACATCCCAATCGACGCGCCAACCATTGGCGTATTTTTTCCAATAATCCACATAGTTGTGATCAAGAGCCCACGACAGCTCGAACCAAATGTTATGCCTGCCGAGCGCAGCGGACCAAGCTTTCACGTCGTCGCGAGCGTCAATGGTCACATCGTTATGACCTGATCCCGGTGTGACACTGTCGAATTTGACGAAATCGATGCCCCAGGAAGCAATCAAATCTGCGATGGAATCGATATATTTCTGCGCGCAAGGATTGCTGAAATCGATTTTATAACCAATATTCCAATAGTCCGCGTATTTGTAGGGTTTGACGGCGATGTCGCCGATTGTGCAGCCGGGAGCATTATAAATCGGAAGATTGTTGTTCACGGCATCGGGCGATAAGCCCGGAATGAAATAAATGCCGATTTTCTGACCGTTAGCGTGCACATAGTCGATCAGATTCTGGAATCCGCCGGGATATAACGTTGTGCTGGGAACCGGTCTTCCATATCCATCCATGCTGCCGTTCCAACCTGCATCGATATTAATCCGATTATAGCCGTGAGCTTGCAGCTTCTCGTGCATCGCATCGGACATTTGTTTGATCTTGGCCTCGGATATCCAATTGCCAGCGGGACCGTCATATACTTGCATACTGTAACTGCTCCAGCCCATATAAGGCTTCTGCGCTAATCCATTGTCTGCCGCTTTGGCGATGCTCCCACCGGCAGGGACGTATCCAATTTGCGCAATGACCACGATAGCTAATAGCAATCCCAGCCAAATTTTCCTGTGGCGTTGAAGCTTATTTTTCATCTTTTCTAGCTCCTTTGTCGTTTGCTTGAATTGTGGGTAGATAATTCTTCTTCGTATGCGCCGTTGCGTGGCTGCGAGTATGCACCTCCTTGTAAGCGCTTTAGAAATGGCGGTCTTCAAGCTGCTGCACAAGTCCGATTATATATAAACTATTCTGGCTGTGGATAGGTACACTTCTGTCCAAAACCGTACGAATTGCCCGATTTCATTGGAAGATCATACGAAATAGCCCTTGCTGATGTTGAAATTAGGAGAAGGGGCAGGCGGATAATATGAATTTGCTGGAGGAAGTCACATAATTGGGGGAAAAAAGTGGGGGAGAGCCCCCACTAATAATTAAACAGAGGCGCTCACTACATGAACAAGAGGTCTACGTTTTCGAGTTGTATATAGAAAGAAATAACTGAGTGTCATCAGCAAGCAGATGGCGACGTCAACACCAATCAGTACTTGATAATTGTGGAAATAATCGAAGGAAAGTCCGCCGATCAGCGCTCCAAGGATGCCGCCGCCTTGATGGAACAGGAGCAGGAAGCCCGTTTGACGGCCTTTTCCGTTGGCAGATTCATTGACAATCAGCAGTCCGCCAGGAATGGCACTTAAATAGGTGATACCAAAGGCGATGGCAAACAAGAGAGGTGACCATCCGACATGCAGGAAGAGGAAAGCAAATCCCAGTACGCGAATGCCATACAGAATGCTCATCATGACTAGCTTATTGAGACGATCTAGCAAGTAGCCAAACAGAAGAGAACCCGTAATTTCCAAAACGCCTAGCACACTCATCGATAGAGCAATCATACTTGGAGTTACATTCGCCAACTGATGAATAGCGACCAAGTTCATTTCCACAGTCCCCATATTGAAGCCGCAAGTAAACAAGGCGAGCGAAACCACGATGAAGATCGGCACATGGCGGGCTGCTCTTTTGAATGGAGGATTCTCAGCTTCCGGTTGCGTCTCCTTCGTCACTGGTTGAAGCTCTGCATCTTGTGAATTTGCTTTATTTGGCGAAGCCGCCGCCTTAATGCCAAACCAAATGACAGGTAAAGTGACGATAATACCTAGGACAAATGAGGCTAGGAAGGCATCCTTCCAAGTCAGCCAACTCGATGAAACGAAAATCGGAGTGCTGATCGCCAATCCAACGGAGGAAGCACTTGCCAGAAGCGCAGTAGCTTTGGCACGATGGTGCTGGAACCATTTAAACATCAGCATATAGGTCGTAGTTGAACCGATGCCAACAAACCCTGAGATAACGCCATATCCAATAAAAAACAGGAGAGAGTCATGCCCGAATACGACGGTTCCCGTGCCGACAGTACTCATAATTGCGCTAGCCAGCATGATTTTCTTAGGACCATAACGATCGACAAGCCATCCACCCAGAGGCGCGCATAGAGCTGCAATCAATAAATTCGTTGACCATGCCATCGAAATAAAGCCCCGGCTGATGCCCAGGTCTTCTGAAATCTGCACTTGAAAATAAGCCATGATGAATCGAGTCAGTGCGCTAATAAAGCCAATTATCCAAAGCGAGCCTAATCCAAGCCATGCATATTTAGATTCGTTAAGCCATGTCGTTCCCATTGAACACTCCCCTTAAATAAAGATACCGATTGGTATCTTTATCATATCATAATCATTTTTCTTTTCAATAGTTGATATTCATTTGTTATAATGAAAGGGCTATTTCACGCGCGTATCGGAGGAATGTATATGCAAAAAGGAGAAAATACCCGCAAGCATATTATTGCTAAATCGGCGGAGCTTTTTAACCAGAAAGGTTATTCAGCCTCATCCTTGTCGGATATAACGGAGTTAACAGGCATTAAGAAGGGTGGCATTTATCGCCATTTTGTCAATAAAGATGAGATTGCGCTTGAGGCTTATAACTATGCGGGCAGCGTAGTTGGCAGCAAGATGCAAGAAGCGATCAATCAACAAGAAACGGCGTCAGACAAGCTGCTGGCTTATTTGCATATTTATGAAAATGTGGTGGAAAACCCGCCATTTATCGGCGGTTGTCCACTTCTGAATGCAGCGGTCGAAAGCGACGACGGCCATCCCATCCTGCGGAAGAGAGCGCAGCAAGGCTTGGAAGCTACGCTGGCTAAGATGCGTGCTATTATTTCACAAGGGGTGGAAAGCGGGGAGTTTAAAGCTGATCTCGATATTGAAGCTTTAGCCACCTTTACATTATCTATTATGGAAGGCGCTGTGATGATGAGTAAGCTCGAAGGCAGCAATCGCCATATCCGCATGAATATAACGAGTTTTAAAGCTTATTTAAAGCATGCATGCCTACGATAGATTATGCGCGAGAAGGGGGATAAATAAATGAGTACGATGAAGTTTCAAGTGAATTTGCAAGGTATAATCGATTTATTGTCCAACCATCTTTATTCGGATCCAGGTATCTTTGTCCGTGAACTGCTGCAAAATGCCGTGGATGCGATTACGGCCAGAAAGCAACTAGGCCACACATTTGATGAAATTGTGAAGGTGGAGATCTTCCCTTCCTCGCATACAATCTCATTCCAGGATAATGGAAGCGGGTTGACGGAGATTGAAATTGAGCAGTTTTTGGCGCGCATCGGCAGCACGATTAAGAAACAAAATTTGGATACAACGAATGATTTTATCGGGCAATTCGGGGTAGGGCTGTTATCTTGTTTTGTGGTAAGCAATGAAATCGTCTTAATTACTCGCTCCGCTCTAGAGGGCATTTCACTGGAGTGGAGGGGAAGGCCGGATGGCACGTATCAGATAAAAAGACTGCAAAATGACGTCGCTATTGGCACAACGGTCTATCTCAAGGCAAAACCGGAATATGAAGAATATTTTACATACGGTAAAATACGTGAGCTGCTCGAGGATTTTGGACAGTTTCTTGCGTCTCCGATTCATTTGATTAAGGATGAGTGGGATCGTCGCGTGAACGAATCACTGCCACCCTGGGAGATGGATAGAGACGCCGCGATGGCTTATTACGAAGAAATAACTTACAACAAGCCAATGGATGTTATTCCATTGCATTCGTTGCTTGGCGGTGTGAAGGGAGTTGCGTATATTCTTCCTTATTCCGTTAGCTTGCAAGAGGAGAAGAACCACCGGGTTTATTTGAAGAAAATCTTGCTCTCCAATAAAATGAACAATATTCTGCCGCCATGGGCATTCTTCGTCAATGGGATTGTGAATACGGATAGCTTGAAACCAACAGCATCAAGAGAGACTTTTCAGGAGAATGATCTGTTTTTTGCCGTAAGGGATGAACTTGGCGAGTGTATCAAGGCGCATCTGATTCGATTGGCCAAAGAAGATCCTGCGCTTTTTAAAAGAATTATTCTAGTTCATTATGCTTCTATTAAAGCGATGGCAGTTGAAGATGAGGAATTATACGCGTTATTTATTCCGTATTTGAGCTTCGAAACCTCCTATGGCGATCTGACTATGACGAAAATGATGGAAAGTCATGGTTCCCTTCTCATAACTTCCTCGCTGGACGAATTCAGACAGGTTGTTAGAGTTGCAAAAGCGCAAGAACTAATGGTAATTAATGGTGGATATGTCCATGACTTTGAACTCATTCGTAAGGTCCCTAGTGTATTCAAGCATGTTCAAGTTTCGGTTTTGAATATTTTGGAGTTTTCCAATCGGTTTGAAACGTTAAATAGGAGCGAAGAGCAGGAAGTTAATCCGTTTTTGGAGTTGTCAGATAGCTTGCTTGATCCGTATCAATGTCGCAGTTTGGTTAGATGGTTTGAACCGGCCGAGCTTCCTGTGCTCTATAATACGAATCAGGATGTTAACTTTTTTAAGCTGGCGGAA
Above is a genomic segment from Paenibacillus sp. HWE-109 containing:
- a CDS encoding methyl-accepting chemotaxis protein, which produces MKLTLFKKLLFSFVIVLLLLSAISVTSIMQMKSMGETGRQTTQTGLPNVIMLGNLNHDLKNLDDLMLRIQLNMQDKSQGNYATGSSTEDSVSSPSDRAKTLFEEIQKKVKLLETIPHVDDDNKLIKVFQEQWTQYANQFPSTLAGAQKHGEEGLRLIQQSDSNLGSCSILIELFTKRIQEQSDGWATDLDSTYKAGLGWIITLSAIAIILGLVISFLIARHVSQPIITLSKAAKRISDGDLSSQYVALTRQDEIGGLSTSFAQMSDHMRTMIQTVNGHAQSVASSADQLRVSSNEMQQVSEQITLTVQEVASGADQQTLTMEETSRSMEEVGAGIYRMAESASSIAESVEWTKQQAEAGESYVQNTVQQMESIHNSVHQTDQVMALLEIKSQEIGHILQSIQDITQQTNLLALNAAIEAARAGEQGRGFAVVASEVRKLAEQSSSFSSEISKLLGEIQSTVHESGDALGHVKDEVQTGILLVQKTEQNFGEILQSTSQVASQIQEMAATSEQMSAGAQEITASVQQVASIAKQTATSSQNVSHSTINQLETTGEVNVAAQSLSEMAEELQQILARFRTA
- a CDS encoding X2-like carbohydrate binding domain-containing protein, translated to MKNKLQRHRKIWLGLLLAIVVIAQIGYVPAGGSIAKAADNGLAQKPYMGWSSYSMQVYDGPAGNWISEAKIKQMSDAMHEKLQAHGYNRINIDAGWNGSMDGYGRPVPSTTLYPGGFQNLIDYVHANGQKIGIYFIPGLSPDAVNNNLPIYNAPGCTIGDIAVKPYKYADYWNIGYKIDFSNPCAQKYIDSIADLIASWGIDFVKFDSVTPGSGHNDVTIDARDDVKAWSAALGRHNIWFELSWALDHNYVDYWKKYANGWRVDWDVESYDREVGMTQWANIARLFPDAALWWRDAGPGGWNDFDSLNVGNGSTSGLTKDERQTATTLWAASSAQLYTGDDLTNLDAYGLELLTNDEVIAVNQAGRPVHPVSTATSQQVWYANNGDGTYTVALFNLGNKGTGVSVNWSDIGLSGSASVRDLWSHTELGTFTSGLGQIYLEPHASRLFKVTAQNGTSIVNDDDTGMRYTGSWTRNGGQERARDAQDLSIAITDSSSASSNPATGDNTQPPNSPNQSVTHSVYINDNDPTIQYTNRWGYSSGRAFNDFSGDVHYGEPDNGIEPEFTYTFTGTGIEVLSEQGSSNGRMDIYVDGLLKATADSEGSPQAGQHSVYQVTDLPQGPHTLKAVRNGSGQYYFILDALKVTTASLLSPPSATAFDKDQPSDITTQLVLGANSLRSIKNGSTSLQLNTDYTVSNSIVTIKKEFWLQQPSSQLTTLDFAFAGGDTQSLSIAVTGTSLHPTTANFDKKASAQADVAATLTLGGSNSLSSIMNGTAPLTANEDYTISNGQVKILKSYLIQQPIGVTNLTFTFSSGNPQTLAITISNSASPGRFAYINDDHPGIHYTGSWNRSTNRPFNDYGKDVHYLEQNNDYFTYTFTGTGITYITEVDQGQGDVDIYIDGQLHGTAHTYGANAHNDAQRDVYTVSNLPLSVHTLKAVKKTGQFMLLDALKVQLPDLIDISSADFNKAGSAQADVTLNIVGNSQSLSGISNGSQALRNHTDYEISGNHVTIKKDYLATQPIGTSKLTFSFVGDYADDIHAAAANGDLFEYTFKGTGIELLAPLGPEQGEMDVFIDGVLKQTINAYSTIRSSQQSLFHADSLAAGTHTLQVVKKTGSIMLVDALKFNVAAQATLPPTSGGSYGGGGAGSNTGAVNVVRTTQADGSSQDEVKLTNDNSQALVDKAKAAGLKSAVITLPDAKDEVSLTKISIPQSSHSLIEKSGLGLDLDTAHVKIHIPSVSLHGFSQDAYFNLTPVKSADATQKLANRAHSSKIVLAVAGKANVTLLGHPIEIETNLQNREVTVVLPVKSTDWHDADLEQLGVYIEHSDGTTEFKKVVLTTFNGGKGVQFTITKFSTFALLKVATDSSLFSHTPYIQGYDGGFFKPDNQITRAEMAMILSRIATNQEVISDPLYTDVKPDHWASEAIAKVARMGLMQGYADDAFKPDQPITRAEMAALAAKFAPDSVESGVGFSDTIGHWAEAVIKISQKAGFISGYSDGSFGPANPITRAEAVTVINHMLSRGPLFGTEHSSWMDVPDNHWASRDIEEASVKHSFEPRSNGGEQTTK
- a CDS encoding MFS transporter; protein product: MGTTWLNESKYAWLGLGSLWIIGFISALTRFIMAYFQVQISEDLGISRGFISMAWSTNLLIAALCAPLGGWLVDRYGPKKIMLASAIMSTVGTGTVVFGHDSLLFFIGYGVISGFVGIGSTTTYMLMFKWFQHHRAKATALLASASSVGLAISTPIFVSSSWLTWKDAFLASFVLGIIVTLPVIWFGIKAAASPNKANSQDAELQPVTKETQPEAENPPFKRAARHVPIFIVVSLALFTCGFNMGTVEMNLVAIHQLANVTPSMIALSMSVLGVLEITGSLLFGYLLDRLNKLVMMSILYGIRVLGFAFLFLHVGWSPLLFAIAFGITYLSAIPGGLLIVNESANGKGRQTGFLLLFHQGGGILGALIGGLSFDYFHNYQVLIGVDVAICLLMTLSYFFLYTTRKRRPLVHVVSASV
- a CDS encoding TetR/AcrR family transcriptional regulator; the encoded protein is MQKGENTRKHIIAKSAELFNQKGYSASSLSDITELTGIKKGGIYRHFVNKDEIALEAYNYAGSVVGSKMQEAINQQETASDKLLAYLHIYENVVENPPFIGGCPLLNAAVESDDGHPILRKRAQQGLEATLAKMRAIISQGVESGEFKADLDIEALATFTLSIMEGAVMMSKLEGSNRHIRMNITSFKAYLKHACLR
- a CDS encoding HSP90 family protein, which codes for MSTMKFQVNLQGIIDLLSNHLYSDPGIFVRELLQNAVDAITARKQLGHTFDEIVKVEIFPSSHTISFQDNGSGLTEIEIEQFLARIGSTIKKQNLDTTNDFIGQFGVGLLSCFVVSNEIVLITRSALEGISLEWRGRPDGTYQIKRLQNDVAIGTTVYLKAKPEYEEYFTYGKIRELLEDFGQFLASPIHLIKDEWDRRVNESLPPWEMDRDAAMAYYEEITYNKPMDVIPLHSLLGGVKGVAYILPYSVSLQEEKNHRVYLKKILLSNKMNNILPPWAFFVNGIVNTDSLKPTASRETFQENDLFFAVRDELGECIKAHLIRLAKEDPALFKRIILVHYASIKAMAVEDEELYALFIPYLSFETSYGDLTMTKMMESHGSLLITSSLDEFRQVVRVAKAQELMVINGGYVHDFELIRKVPSVFKHVQVSVLNILEFSNRFETLNRSEEQEVNPFLELSDSLLDPYQCRSLVRWFEPAELPVLYNTNQDVNFFKLAEESEKESNPLFANIIQVIRTELYEKPYARLCFNYNNPLVRKAIASNDPKLQEICIHMFYTQSLLMGNHPLSSEELRLMNDSLLSFMNLGLERAGGTNK